CAGCATTGAAAACATGAATTTCTAAATTCTCGGCACTATTTCCATGTTGTAATACTCAAAACCGAATTAGCTTGAGACCATATACTAGTATTTACATATTACCAATATCACTTAAGATTATCTCAGCTTTCTTCCTTctgttaatattatatattcactTCATTGTTTGGTCATTGTTCCTGCATTTCTCCCTTTTTTTGTCAGTGACCAAATCTTGTTTCAAATATAAACGAGACTTAACCAAACAATAGAAGTAAACTCAAAGAGAACGCTATTCAACATGCAAAATATAACTTTTCAGTAAATCTCTTAAAaggaaaacacacacaaaaagaatGTTGAGAACCGACGTGACGACTAGAGAAAACTTTATAAAGTAGAGATCGATGTAACAAGAGCACACTACGAAACCGATCAATAATCACTTATCAAGAGCAAAAGGACAACTACGCTATTACTTTGTTCCTCTTTTTCTATAAACCATGAGTATGCTCTCTCTTTTTCTGCCAagccacatatatatatataacatatcatatatgtatattaaatcaaattaaataagaaaatacaaattacattattttaattcaTGATCCTACTTTTACTTCTCCTTTTCTTCATTCTTCCTTTTTTAGTTCAAGATGCGCATGGAACCAAACATGCTAAAAAGCCAGACCTTCTCTTCTGCAAtaccaaatttatattttaaataataacaataatgaaAAAGCttattaaataaagaaaatattttaaaatgatgtaGAATACATCATTAAAGAGTTTAAATACCATTCTAtatcatttattattaaaaaaaagttatgtgtGAGAGATGAAGATTTTACAAGCCGTACCCTTCTTGAAGAATAGATAAGCTCAGGAGGAATCTTGTAGAGATCCTCATCAACGGGCTTAGGTGGTCTCGAAGCCGGAGCCACGTCGTGTTTCACTCCGGTGACGTCCACATAATACTTGTCTGTCTGTGAACTGACGTCACGCACGCGCCTTTGTGGTCCCCTCTTTTCCTTCGTTCCCGCCGTCTACGGCAAGTCATTAACACAAAACAACGCGTTATACTTTTTAGATGATTACATTTATCGAGATAATTaagaataattaaattaaaacagtGATTAGTTTAATGAACCTGTCTTGAATGATGGAGGTGACGTGGACGGGGATGGTGAGAAGCAAGCTTTAAGGCTtctgcagaagaagaagaagatgatgaagtagctgtggaagaagaagaagtagtgAAGTTATGGTGGTGACGAAGCAGACCAGCTTGTCTTGCATTCTCGAAGTATTGTGTTATTGGCATCTCATTTGCGTCCTCCCAATCTCCAAATCTAGGAATCTGGCCGCTCTTCTTCCTATAATTATTATCATATCTCCCCTGTGTCCCCATTTGTTTCACCCagttaattatttattagtacataaatatatatataatgttctaattagtatataaataataatcaagGGTACTCAAGAACCCCTTGTTAATCATACATTCAGGACTCAAGAATCAAGAGATCGATTTAAGATTCAAGAATCAAGAACCCACAAGAAATAATGATTCAAGAACCAAACACGTGACCAGGTTTGGCACTTAGCGTATATCTGTGGACACTAtaagttagagagagagagacaatgtTTTATGTGAGGAAGAAACAGTATTAGGCAGGTATAAAGATGAATCTTGACGAAAATATACACCATTTGCAAACAGAAAAAGAGAACAAACTTTAAGGATGTTAAGAAACGACGACAGAAAGAACACAAGGATGGAGGATTAAAGAAGGATCACTTACATGAGCCATGACGATTTCTTTCtgtttctatctctctctctccaagcaCTAACACACAAAATAAGAAAGGCTCATCTCCAGAAAGGTTACTGTCTTTTTATAGCAAGAGTGGGGTATCTAggcaaagaaaataaattgtcCTTTTCTTATTAATCAACAGTCAACTATGAAAGAGAGCGTGAGAGACAAAGTTTACATTAGCATctttattaagattttttttgaataaaatattagtGAAGGGTAGAGTCCCTTCTAAGTTTGTTTGATTGGAAAAATCAATTGGATAGATCTTAAATTAAAGTGTTTACGTTTCCAAAATATGGATGTTATTATAGTTTTACTACTTTCAGTTCAATCTTTAAGATCACTGTACTATACAAATTCAATCTACACAAAGactttttacatattttttttgaaaaagttgttaaaatataaataaacatattagGATAAATAGATATATAGTGAGTGTAGAGGAAGGTAGGAAAAAATGGAGAGGGTCTACAGCTTTTAGTTAAGTTTTCGTCAGTGACACATTTATTTTACGTTACAGTCCATTTCAAAAACCTAACCTCCTTTGTTGACAAAGATGTCCACTTTCATTAAATGTAAAAAATCAATTAGCATTTCATACTCTAATGTCATATGAATACGTATCTAACTATTGCCATTATGTTTCTTACTATTGTGATGATGATTGACTATGATATTGTCGGCCCTCTATTCACATGGAATTCCTGAATTTGTATGATGGAtataatgtttaattatttccaGCTGATATGAATACGTAGCAGTTTGATGATTCCCTATTTATTATCATCAGTTTGTAGCTTTTCATTATGTTCAATCAATGAGCCTATTAATGAATGAAAACAGTTACGTTTTCCATTCGAGTGTGACAGATAAATATTCATCCCTAAATAAAACATTGAAATTGGTATATTCCTTGTAATTCCCCATTTAATTTTACAGatatgtaaatttcaaaattggaAACATTATATATTGGTCCAAAGACTCCAAACTGAAACCAGACGTTGAGTTGCAGCATGGCCTCGTGGAGTGTTATGCGGTCAGAAATAAACAAGGCTTGACTTTAGATTGTCGTTGACTAAATTGCTACTTTCCCAATgtgaaaattagaaaatataaaccgATTTAATTATCTTGTCTATTTGCCTTATAATCTCACTAAAAACAACCTACAAGCCATAATCATTGACCGAATTCGCTGatcaaatttatcaaa
Above is a window of Brassica napus cultivar Da-Ae chromosome A10, Da-Ae, whole genome shotgun sequence DNA encoding:
- the LOC106387782 gene encoding uncharacterized protein LOC106387782 isoform X1; translated protein: MAHGRYDNNYRKKSGQIPRFGDWEDANEMPITQYFENARQAGLLRHHHNFTTSSSSTATSSSSSSSAEALKLASHHPRPRHLHHSRQTAGTKEKRGPQRRVRDVSSQTDKYYVDVTGVKHDVAPASRPPKPVDEDLYKIPPELIYSSRRKRRSGFLACLVPCAS
- the LOC106387782 gene encoding uncharacterized protein LOC106387782 isoform X2, coding for MAHGRYDNNYRKKSGQIPRFGDWEDANEMPITQYFENARQAEALKLASHHPRPRHLHHSRQTAGTKEKRGPQRRVRDVSSQTDKYYVDVTGVKHDVAPASRPPKPVDEDLYKIPPELIYSSRRKRRSGFLACLVPCAS